One window from the genome of Oryza glaberrima chromosome 3, OglaRS2, whole genome shotgun sequence encodes:
- the LOC127765662 gene encoding cytochrome P450 CYP94D108-like, translating to MKQIINLKFVVLANRISMAAILLLLLVFLVSVALVVRTWSASRRSHEKARYATAELRPYPLVGHLPQFLANRHRILDWMTEVLSRQPTRTFVLRRPGGVRGVITANPANVERFLRSGFDNYPKGERFASLLHDFLGRGIFNADGEAWRSQRKAASYEFNTRSLRAFVARCVHGELHGRLLPLLRRAAAEGRAIDLQDALERFAFDNICRVAFDHDPGQLPDASGGGALAEADDGSTASGRFADAFRDAANLSAGRFRYAVPWFWRVKKALHIGSERRLRESIAIVHDFADRIIRSRREEIRAGLEKHDLLSRFMASHDESYTEVALRDVVISFLLAGRETTSSALTWFFWLLSSRPDVERRIREEVATVRARRGDGDVDRVGFDLDELREMQYVHAAITESMRLYPPVPVDSLHAQEDDVLPDGTAVEAGWFVAYNSYAMGRMESVWGKDAAEFRAERWLEDAAAATFRPESPFRYVSFHGGPRVCLGKEMAYIQMKSIIACVLQELELAVDGAYRPRQVTSLTLRMADGLPTRVKVRVN from the coding sequence ATGAAACAGATTATTAATCTCAAATTCGTCGTCCTCGCAAATCGGATCAGCATGGCTGccatcctgctgctgctgctcgtgttCTTGGTGAGTGTGGCCTTGGTTGTTCGAACATGGAGTGCTAGTAGGAGATCTCATGAGAAGGCGCGGTATGCGACGGCCGAGCTGCGGCCGTATCCGCTGGTCGGCCACCTGCCGCAGTTCCTCGCCAACCGGCACCGCATCCTGGACTGGATGACGGAGGTGCTGTCGCGGCAGCCGACGCGCACGTTCGTGCTCCGCCGCcccggcggcgtgcggggcgTGATCACCGCGAACCCGGCGAACGTGGAGCGCTTCCTCCGATCCGGGTTCGACAACTACCCCAAGGGCGAGCGCTTCGCGTCGCTGCTGCACGACTTCCTCGGGCGCGGCATCTTCaacgccgacggcgaggcgtGGCGGTCGCAGCGCAAGGCGGCGAGCTACGAGTTCAATACGCGGTCGCTCCGCGCCTTCGTGGCGCGGTGCGTGCACGGGGAGCTGCACGGGCGCCTCCTCCCGCTGctgcggcgcgccgcggcggagggccGCGCCATCGACCTCCAGGACGCGCTCGAGCGCTTCGCGTTCGACAACATCTGCCGTGTCGCCTTCGACCACGACCCCGGCCAGCTCCCTgacgccagcggcggcggcgctctcgcGGAGGCCGACGATGGCTCCACTGCCAGCGGCAGGTTCGCCGACGCGTTCCGCGACGCCGCTAATCTCAGCGCGGGGCGGTTCCGGTACGCTGTCCCGTGGTTCTGGAGGGTGAAGAAGGCGCTCCACATTGGGTccgagcggcggctgcgcgagTCCATCGCCATCGTCCACGACTTCGCCGACCGCATCATCCGGTCGCGGCGGGAGGAGATACGCGCCGGCCTCGAGAAGCACGACCTCCTGTCCCGGTTCATGGCGAGCCACGACGAGTCGTACACCGAGGTGGCCCTCCGCGACGTCGTCATCAGCTTCCTCCTCGCGGGGCGGGAGACCACGTCGTCGGCGCTCACCTGGTTCTTCTGGCTTCTCTCCTCTCGCCCGGACGTGGAGCGGCGCATCCGCGAAGAAGTCGCCACGGTGCGCGCACgccgtggcgacggcgacgtcgacagGGTCGGCTTCGACCTGGACGAGCTGAGAGAGATGCAGTACGTGCACGCCGCAATCACGGAGTCGATGCGCCTCTACCCGCCGGTGCCGGTGGACTCGCTGCATGCGCAGGAGGACGACGTCCTGCCGGACGGcacggcggtggaggccgggTGGTTCGTGGCGTACAACTCGTACGCCATGGGGCGCATGGAGTCCGTGTGGGGCAAGGACGCGGCGGAGTTCCGGGCGGAGCGGTGGCTGGAGgacgctgcggcggcgacgttcCGGCCGGAGAGCCCGTTCCGGTACGTGTCGTTCCACGGCGGGCCGAGGGTGTGCCTCGGGAAGGAGATGGCGTACATACAGATGAAGTCCATCATCGCCTGCGTGCTCcaggagctcgagctcgccgtcgacggcgcgtACCGGCCGCGGCAGGTGACGTCACTGACGCTGCGAATGGCGGATGGGCTCCCCACTAGGGTGAAAGTTAGAGTCAATTGA